A DNA window from Zingiber officinale cultivar Zhangliang chromosome 3A, Zo_v1.1, whole genome shotgun sequence contains the following coding sequences:
- the LOC122050639 gene encoding UDP-glucose flavonoid 3-O-glucosyltransferase 7-like: MGHLIPMLQLAHLFSSRRGVRATVVAPAAAIPLIQPTLRHHPIQLLPLGDSDADALPLVTHPQNNKFTPEMGAAILRLEAPFVQLLRDHCPDCIVADLHYSWASSVAEEQGIPRLQFTGCGCFATVLLATIGLQSKLILPDHDDRRPFLIPGLPKEIHLTTSQLPEFVTHPTEILRFADSAQCFGMVINTFDDLEREYILHAKKYSGMKIWCLGPFSLSQPEVVASNCSDELMRWLDSKKQRYSVLYLCFGSLGLLPTTQLREIALGLQASRVDFVWVVRDAGDSAERLPEGFNERVMSSGKGMILKDWVPQRLILNNEAVGGFVTHCGWNSCLEAVAAGVPMVTWPLHSEQFLNEKLLVEELRIGVPVGATVCSLKGDERILVKAEAITRTVGEVMGSGEEVQARRERVATLREMAAKAVAEGGTSYLDMDNLLDDLISLKAGRRLARHEPVQ, from the coding sequence ATGGGGCACCTTATCCCCATGCTCCAGTTAGCCCACCTCTTCTCCAGCCGCCGCGGCGTCCGAGCCACTGTCGTTGCCCCTGCCGCCGCCATCCCTCTCATCCAACCCACCCTCCGCCACCACCCTATTCAACTGCTTCCGCTCGGGGACTCCGACGCTGACGCACTTCCTTTGGTCACCCACCCTCAGAACAATAAGTTCACGCCTGAAATGGGCGCAGCGATTCTCCGCCTCGAGGCTCCGTTCGTGCAGCTCCTACGCGATCACTGTCCAGACTGCATCGTTGCCGATCTACACTACTCGTGGGCTTCTTCCGTAGCGGAAGAGCAGGGCATCCCGAGGCTCCAATTCACCGGCTGCGGCTGCTTCGCCACTGTCCTGTTGGCGACGATCGGCTTGCAATCTAAATTGATCCTTCCCGATCACGACGACCGACGGCCCTTCCTGATCCCCGGGCTCCCGAAGGAGATCCACCTTACGACGTCGCAGCTCCCTGAATTCGTCACCCACCCGACCGAAATCCTGCGGTTCGCCGATAGCGCACAGTGTTTTGGGATGGTCATTAACACCTTCGACGATCTCGAGCGAGAATACATTCTACATGCCAAGAAATACAGTGGCATGAAGATTTGGTGCCTCGGTCCCTTCTCTCTCTCGCAACCGGAGGTAGTGGCTTCCAACTGCTCCGACGAGCTCATGCGATGGCTAGATTCAAAGAAACAGAGATACTCGGTGCTCTACCTCTGTTTCGGAAGTCTCGGCCTACTCCCCACCACCCAACTCCGGGAAATCGCTCTCGGCCTACAGGCGTCCCGTGTTGACTTCGTCTGGGTGGTGCGCGACGCCGGAGACTCGGCAGAGCGGCTGCCCGAGGGTTTCAACGAGCGGGTGATGAGTTCGGGAAAAGGAATGATTCTGAAAGATTGGGTTCCGCAGCGTTTGATCCTGAACAATGAGGCGGTCGGGGGGTTCGTGACGCATTGCGGGTGGAACTCGTGCCTAGAAGCGGTGGCTGCCGGCGTGCCGATGGTGACGTGGCCTCTGCACTCGGAACAGTTCTTGAACGAGAAGCTTCTCGTGGAGGAGTTGAGGATCGGGGTGCCGGTGGGGGCGACCGTGTGTAGTCTCAAGGGTGATGAGAGGATTTTGGTGAAGGCAGAAGCGATAACGAGAACGGTGGGAGAGGTGATGGGGAGCGGGGAGGAGGTGCAGGCGAGGAGGGAGAGGGTGGCGACGCTGAGAGAAATGGCGGCGAAGGCGGTTGCGGAAGGAGGAACGTCTTATTTGGACATGGATAATCTGCTCGACGACTTGATTAGCCTGAAAGCCGGTCGTCGACTGGCCAGGCATGAACCCGTACAATAG